The segment CCAATCGCGAGTTGATCAACCTCTCTGCTAAGCAAAAAATTGCACAACGAGTAGTAAAAGAGCTGCCCGAAGGCACCAGTATTTTTCTCGGTATTGGAACGACGCCCAAATACGTTGCACAGGCTCTGCTTGATCATCCGGGGCTAACGGTCGTAACCAACAACATCAATGCGGCGTTAACCTTAAGCCGCAATCCAAATATTGCTGTCTATCTCGCCGGCGGCGCTGTTCGCCCTTCCGATGAAGATACCGTGGGTGAAACCACTACCCGCTTTTACCGACAATTCAATATTAAAATTGGAATTTTCGGTGTCGGAGGCTTCAACGATAAAGGACAATTACTGGATTTTACGCCAGAAGAGTCAGGGCTTACGCGTGCAATTATCGAACAAAGTCAGCAATGTTGGTTAGTTGCAGACAAAACGAAATTTGGGCGCTATGCTCCCGTTGTTAGTGGTGAACTATCAGAAATGAAGCGACTGTTTGCCGATGAAGCCACCAATGAATTTATGACGTTATGCCACTCTCACCAAGTCGAACTGGTGGTTGCGTAGAACTGTTCAGCTCTCGTTTTCAATAAAGGAATTTGTATGTCTCTGATCGTTGTCGGTCACAGAGGTGTTGCAGGCACCTATCCGGAAAATACTCGTGTGAGTGTTCAAGCGGCTATCGATATGGGTTTATCCTGGGTCGAAGTTGATATTCAACCCACCAAGGACAACATACTCATCGTTTGTCATGACCACACCATTAATCGTTGCAGTAATGGCAAAGGTCGTGTGGATGCATATACCCTTGCAGAGCTCAAGAGTTTCGATTTTGGCGCGTGGTTCTCTGAGCAATTTGCAGGTGAAAGCATAATGACGCTGGATGAGTTGCTTGAACTGGCGCAGCAGCATCAGTTAGGTTTGAACCTTGAAGTCAAAGTAGATAAACACGATGTCACCAGTGTGGTTTCTCAACTCAAACAGCAATTGGATCAGCACCCTATCGCTAAAGAGCAGATTGTGTTGTCGAGCTTTAGCCACGATATCATCCGAGAACTACACCAGCACTGCTCTGGCTATAAATTGGGTGTATTGAGTGAGCGTTTATCGACAAAAGACAAAGCGCTGCTTGATGAAGTGAGTGCCTTTAGCTGTAACCTGAACTACAAGTGGATCACTGAAAAACACATTCAGTATTTGAAACAACGCCAATACCAAATTTGGTGCTATACGGTCAATGAAGCAGAACGTTTCCCACATCTCGACAAAGTCGATGCTATATTCTCTGACTGGCCAAGTCGCTTCATTTAACTGAAATCGTTAACTGATTATTAGCTTGCAAAAACGCCCGCGATTGCGGGCGTTCTATTAATTTAAACTTGCTGAATAATTACGAGAACAGAGACTTATCTACTTTGATGATCGCTTTACGCACTGGCATCGGTTTGTTATCCGTTGCTACCAACGGACGATGAGGCTGACCTGGGTAGAAAACAATAAACTCACCAGCAGTAAGTGATGCAAAGTGTTCTTCCTCTAATTGCTCACTGAATGCGAGATCTTTTTCAGCAAGGAAATCTTCATCCAAACCTTTAAATGGCGTTAGGCTGTAGCCAAACGACTCTTTACCTTCAAGCAGAATTTGCACGTCTAAATAACGGCTATGGCATTCAGATTTTCGTTGTTCTAAAAGCTGAGTGTGGTCATCCACCAGCATGAAGAATACATTCGAGCCATCAATTTCGTGACGACCATTTTCAATCGGAGTTTCTAAACGATCTAATACTGATGTAATAATTTTTTTAAGTTCTGGCGCTAGAAAGCCAGCAAACTCAAGGTGTGACGTTTTACCTACAAACACGACAATGATCCTATATAAGTGTTACAACTGCACGCAGTTTACCGCTATTCATCAAGATAAAACGTGATAATTGAAACAATGTTTTAATTTAAATTGAATACCAAAGATTATTTGCCGCTATTCTGATGTAGGTCAATCACAAGGTCAATCACAAGGCATTACACGATATAACTTAGGGGCAAACGCAAAAACGCCAATCAACAAATGATTGGCGTTCAAAAGATTATCGGCAGAGCAAACAAGTATTAATCAAGCCATGCACTTAACATCCAGATCAGCTTTTCTTGCTCGCGGATATAGTCACTCATTAATGCAGCAGTACCTTCATCACCCACTTCTGACGCGTAACTCAATACCTTGCGTTGCTGTCCAATCAGTAGGCTGAAACCTTCCACTAGCCCTTTCATGGTGCTATCGCCATCAGTAGCATTGGTGTGTTCGCTAATTTTTGAACGCTCTAGATACTGACTAAAGCTATGTAGTGGCTGAACTTCAAGAGTCAGGATACGTTCTGCGATTTCATCAATTTTCAGTTGTAGATAAGTATAGATTTCTTCAAATTTTGCATGTAATTCAAAGAACTTTTTACCTTTAATATTCCAGTGATAACCACGAGTGTTCATGTAAAACACCTGATAGTTAGCCAATAAATTATTCAATGCTTCCGCGAGTTCTAGGCTCTGTTCTTTATCGAGACCAATAAGATTCTTTTTCATAACATCACCTCTTATGTTGATATTCTTTGCTTCGTTGAGAGAATAATAAGCGTTGGTGATGTTAAATAGAAATCGTATGAATCCATTAATTCAATAGGAATATCCTATTGAATGAGGCTCTCATTTTCTCACCCGCTATCGATAACAACATTACTTTTCGAACATTTCTTGATTTAACTCAGGGTTAAGCGAAGCGTCGAGAGGCATGGTACATCTCCTGTTTTCCTTAGAGATTTTGTTATGCCTGTTATTAACGATCAGCGTCTTATTGAACACTTTCTAGAAATTATCCAAATCGACAGTGAGTCAGGCAAAGAGAAGGCATTTGCCGATGTTCTTTCAGCTCAGCTTGAAGACCTTGGATTCGAAGTGCACAAACTTCCTGTTCCTGAAAGTGTTTCAAACGGCTACAACATCTATGCTCGTCTAGAAGGTTCGCTTGCTGGCAGCACAGTTTTCTCATGCCATATGGATACGGTAAGTCCGGGAAATGGAATTCAACCTGTCATTGAAGATGGCATTATCCGCTCTGCGGGTAACACTATTTTGGGTGGTGACGATAAATCTGGTATCGCTGCAATTCTTGAAGCGGTTAAAACTCTGAAAGAAGAAAATACCGCGCATCAAACTATTGAAATCGCTTTTACCGTTCACGAAGAAGGCGGCTTAATGGGTTCTAAACACTTTGATATGAACTACATTCAGTCGGACAAAGCGATTGTTCTTGATACTGGTGGCCCAATTGGCACCATTATTACAGCGGCACCCGGTCAACAAAAACTAAAAGTAACTGTTCACGGTAAACCTGCACACGCAGGACTAGCGCCAGAAGAAGGTATCAGTGCGATTTCAGTAGCAGCGGATGCCATTACCAAAATGAACTTATTGCGTATTGATGAAGAAACCACAGCTAACATCGGTATGGTAAACGGCGGTTTGGCGACAAACATCGTAATGCCTGAACTCACCATCGTTGCTGAAGCGCGTTCTCTCAACAATGAAAAACTGGCCGCTCAGGTAAAACATATGGTTGATACCTTTGAGGCTGTTGCTGAAAAGCACGGTGCAACGGTAGAGATCGATTCTCAGCGCTCTTACAACGCCTTTGTTATGGATGATAGTCACCCACACATCGTGGCTATCAAGCAAGTGTTCGAATCTATGGATATTGAACCTAGAACCAAGAGTACGGGCGGCGGTAGTGACGCGAATAACTTCAATGAAAAAGGTTTAACTACGGTTAACCTGTCAACGGGCATGTCAAAAGTGCACACTACCGAAGAGTTCATCGCAGTTGCGGATCTCATCAAGATCAGTGAATTCATCAAAACCTATCTGACGCGTTAATACTAATTGCCGATGATAAGCAAGAGCCCAGTTTAACTGGGCTTTTTAGTCCCTGTCGTAGTCGATGAGGTAAGTTTAATCATCGCAACAAATACGATAATCATGGTCGGATATCGCGAAATTTCGACCACCAGAGACAGAATGCCACTCGAAGAGACCTGAGCTGCGAGGTAAGAGATCACCATATACACAGCGGCCAATATCAGCGTAAACAGTAAACCTTGAAACAAAGTCAGATGCTCTCTTTGATTCTTCAAGGTAGTGGTAATAAGTGCCATTACGATCAATACCACCAACCAAGCGGAGAAAACAGGAAGCTGCCAGTAGTAAGCAAAAATTGCAGCAACCAAACTGATCCCCCACCAAACGCGGCGCGAGCCCATAATGGTGCGCGCTTTCTCGGTTCTCTTGATGTCAAAGCGAATGATATTCCAAGTAATTAACAAACCCAGAAACACACCTACAGCCATGTCCGTTAGAAATGCACTTCCTGAATAGAACTTTGACAGAATCAACCAAACGGCGGAAAGCCAGTAAGCCGCACCAAACCAATGACCACCTAGCCTCTCCTTTTCCGTCATCAGCAAAATACCAATACTGCTCCACACCGCAACGGGTAAGCTTGGAAAACCGTTTCCGTAACTTGATACAAGCTGGAGTGATGGTAGGTAAACATGTGGTCGAGGAAGCGTAAAGCCTTGCTGAGCAAACAGACACATCAAGGAAGTAATGCTGATAGCGAAACTTACCTTGTAACAAACCGATTTGCCGCAACGCCAATAGAGCAACGGAAACAGAATAATACCGCAAATAGGTGAGGCGAATAGATTTCCGCTAAACAGCAGGTTATGGATAAAGTTACCCCATTGTTGCGGCAATTTACTCACCCATAGCTGAAACGCTTGAATCCATTTCAATTCGGTTTGATGGAAACTTGGTGCAGCCTGAATCAGATCGGCAACAATTCTGATTGGCTGATCGGTAGCCCGTTGAAACATCTCTATGGTTGAATCCCACTCTTTGGGATACCGATATTGCTCTGAATTTACGTAGGACGGATCTATCAGCATTGCACTCGACACTTCAACACCATAATCCGGAGCAAACCAGACTGGCAACTCATACCCTCCCATCGGGTTATGGTGTTGATAAGCAATGATTTCGGATGAGCTGACGCAATTAAAGAAAATGGCCTTATCGGTATGGCCTAGCTCTTCCCCAACCGTAACAACAATGCCTGTTTCTTCCCAAGTTTCTCTTTGGGCAGCGAGTTGTGGTAGCTCACCGGGTTTAATGGTGCCACCGGGAATCGACAGTTGTTTGGTGATGATTTCTTTGACCAGAACAATCTTGTCGTCCGCCTTAATCAGACACAAAGCGCCTTTATACGGATTGGCCATATTTGACGCGGCAGTATTTCCCTGCTCTTGAGCGTAAGCAGGTAATAGGTATAAAAGCCAAAAAGCGGCAATAACTTCTAGCAACCGACGTTGAAACACTAAACTCACTCTACGTTATTTATTCGTTATATTAGCGGTGCTTAACCGATTTTCTCAGCCATGCGATATGAGGCTCAAACCCCGAATCCTCATAGAATCGATGAGCATTTTGATTAAATGCCCAAACCTCTACGAATACTTGTTCAACACCATAATCTATCAAGGTTGTTTCAAGCTTCTTATAGAGCAAGGTTGCGACACCCTGCTTGCGAAATTCCGGTAAAACATACAGTTCGTCGATACTGCCCATTGGCACTGGTTTGCTAACTGTAGAAATTAGTTCGCAAAAATGGCCGGTGATAAACCCGATGATCGAATCATTCTGCTTGGCGACATAAACCAGACATTCCGGTGAATCGAGATAGCGAGCAATGCTTTTTTCCTGTTCGATGTCTTCAGCAGTTTTAAAATGCTCAGGACAAGCGGAATGGTGTTCATGATGCAACTCATACATCAAATCATTGAGCACTTCTAAATCATCTGCGCGAGCAGCAACAATCGAAAGGTTGGACATGTTTGTATGCCGTTAAAAAA is part of the Vibrio diazotrophicus genome and harbors:
- a CDS encoding M20/M25/M40 family metallo-hydrolase, which encodes MPVINDQRLIEHFLEIIQIDSESGKEKAFADVLSAQLEDLGFEVHKLPVPESVSNGYNIYARLEGSLAGSTVFSCHMDTVSPGNGIQPVIEDGIIRSAGNTILGGDDKSGIAAILEAVKTLKEENTAHQTIEIAFTVHEEGGLMGSKHFDMNYIQSDKAIVLDTGGPIGTIITAAPGQQKLKVTVHGKPAHAGLAPEEGISAISVAADAITKMNLLRIDEETTANIGMVNGGLATNIVMPELTIVAEARSLNNEKLAAQVKHMVDTFEAVAEKHGATVEIDSQRSYNAFVMDDSHPHIVAIKQVFESMDIEPRTKSTGGGSDANNFNEKGLTTVNLSTGMSKVHTTEEFIAVADLIKISEFIKTYLTR
- a CDS encoding bifunctional NUDIX hydrolase/phosphatase PAP2 family protein, giving the protein MFQRRLLEVIAAFWLLYLLPAYAQEQGNTAASNMANPYKGALCLIKADDKIVLVKEIITKQLSIPGGTIKPGELPQLAAQRETWEETGIVVTVGEELGHTDKAIFFNCVSSSEIIAYQHHNPMGGYELPVWFAPDYGVEVSSAMLIDPSYVNSEQYRYPKEWDSTIEMFQRATDQPIRIVADLIQAAPSFHQTELKWIQAFQLWVSKLPQQWGNFIHNLLFSGNLFASPICGIILFPLLYWRCGKSVCYKVSFAISITSLMCLFAQQGFTLPRPHVYLPSLQLVSSYGNGFPSLPVAVWSSIGILLMTEKERLGGHWFGAAYWLSAVWLILSKFYSGSAFLTDMAVGVFLGLLITWNIIRFDIKRTEKARTIMGSRRVWWGISLVAAIFAYYWQLPVFSAWLVVLIVMALITTTLKNQREHLTLFQGLLFTLILAAVYMVISYLAAQVSSSGILSLVVEISRYPTMIIVFVAMIKLTSSTTTGTKKPS
- a CDS encoding glycerophosphoryl diester phosphodiesterase, with the protein product MSLIVVGHRGVAGTYPENTRVSVQAAIDMGLSWVEVDIQPTKDNILIVCHDHTINRCSNGKGRVDAYTLAELKSFDFGAWFSEQFAGESIMTLDELLELAQQHQLGLNLEVKVDKHDVTSVVSQLKQQLDQHPIAKEQIVLSSFSHDIIRELHQHCSGYKLGVLSERLSTKDKALLDEVSAFSCNLNYKWITEKHIQYLKQRQYQIWCYTVNEAERFPHLDKVDAIFSDWPSRFI
- a CDS encoding DeoR/GlpR family DNA-binding transcription regulator; protein product: MSLSTRQKQILEYLQHAHGVLSSDLLSQRFDVSVQTIRKDMNDLSDKGMVRRVHGGISLPSPNDNLSFTNRELINLSAKQKIAQRVVKELPEGTSIFLGIGTTPKYVAQALLDHPGLTVVTNNINAALTLSRNPNIAVYLAGGAVRPSDEDTVGETTTRFYRQFNIKIGIFGVGGFNDKGQLLDFTPEESGLTRAIIEQSQQCWLVADKTKFGRYAPVVSGELSEMKRLFADEATNEFMTLCHSHQVELVVA
- a CDS encoding Dps family protein — translated: MKKNLIGLDKEQSLELAEALNNLLANYQVFYMNTRGYHWNIKGKKFFELHAKFEEIYTYLQLKIDEIAERILTLEVQPLHSFSQYLERSKISEHTNATDGDSTMKGLVEGFSLLIGQQRKVLSYASEVGDEGTAALMSDYIREQEKLIWMLSAWLD
- a CDS encoding GNAT family N-acetyltransferase, translating into MSNLSIVAARADDLEVLNDLMYELHHEHHSACPEHFKTAEDIEQEKSIARYLDSPECLVYVAKQNDSIIGFITGHFCELISTVSKPVPMGSIDELYVLPEFRKQGVATLLYKKLETTLIDYGVEQVFVEVWAFNQNAHRFYEDSGFEPHIAWLRKSVKHR
- a CDS encoding YhcH/YjgK/YiaL family protein; this translates as MFVGKTSHLEFAGFLAPELKKIITSVLDRLETPIENGRHEIDGSNVFFMLVDDHTQLLEQRKSECHSRYLDVQILLEGKESFGYSLTPFKGLDEDFLAEKDLAFSEQLEEEHFASLTAGEFIVFYPGQPHRPLVATDNKPMPVRKAIIKVDKSLFS